In the genome of Raphanus sativus cultivar WK10039 chromosome 4, ASM80110v3, whole genome shotgun sequence, one region contains:
- the LOC108829622 gene encoding receptor-like kinase TMK3: MTKCFLCFLCLLLSLLNFSSSQDDTTIMNSLKTSFNLTMYLEWSDPNPCKWIAVICDERNRVTKILLKEAIVRGKLPPELGKLSELIELDLSSNEISGSVPDLSGLTHLEILKLGDNLFVSTPENLFSGMKSLQEVYLDDNPFASWEIPETVKEATSLMVLSLSNCNLKGSIPDIFSFQTLPTLTSINLSWNHFSGGLPQSLSGSSLQKLYLDGQNLNGSISVLQNMTFLIEVNLQDNAFSGQIPDLSGLRSLRVFNVAKNQLTGLVPPSFIGLKSLSVVNLTFNYFQGPSPFFNKSGAVYTNNSFCLATHGAPCDPRVQTLISIAESFGYPLKLAMSWTGNDPCVSSLWLGINCSGSTVTGVNLGRQELTGTISPSFGQLTSLQAIDLSNNRLTGSIPEVLTDLPRLNTLDVSNNNISCLVPMFSGSVKVVTSGNANIGKDVRGCGGESSIKSRNVKIVVIVLVAALGLVGLGVCLYAKKRTPSQHHSSINNGGGGGGGTESANSDAVESGNLVISIQVLKNVTNNFSEENILGRGGFGTVYKGELHDGTKIAVKRMELSAVSNKGLEEFKSEITVLTKMRHRHLVALLGYCLDGNERLLVYEYMSQGTLSQHLFRCKEGERKPLDWTTRLAIALDVSRGVEYLHTLANQSFIHRDLKPSNILLGDDMRAKVSDFGLVRLVPDGEYSIETRVAGTFGYLAPEYAVTGRVTTKVDIFSPGVILMQLITGRKALDETDPEDIVHLVTWFHGVEASKDKDQNAFKNAIDPNMKLDEDTLASVEKVWELAGHCCAREPSKRPDMSHIVNVLSSLTVQWKPAELDPDDLNGIDYRLSLPEAVKKWQASEGLSQTDDSGSSSSVTVNII; encoded by the exons atGACGAAATGTTTTCTTTGCTTCCTCTGTCTTCTCCTCTCCCTACTCAATTTCTCGTCATCTCAAGACGACACCACCATAATGAATTCCCTCAAAACGTCCTTTAACCTCACAATGTACCTCGAATGGTCAGACCCCAATCCGTGCAAATGGATTGCCGTCATTTGCGACGAACGCAATCGCGTCACGAAGATACTGCTCAAAGAGGCCATCGTCCGAGGGAAGCTCCCTCCTGAACTCGGGAAACTCTCCGAGCTCATCGAACTCGATCTCTCCTCGAACGAAATCTCCGGTTCAGTTCCGGATCTCTCCGGTCTGACTCATCTAGAGATACTGAAACTCGGCGACAATCTCTTCGTTTCGACGCCGGAAAATCTCTTCTCCGGGATGAAATCGCTACAGGAAGTGTACTTGGATGACAACCCGTTCGCTTCTTGGGAGATTCCAGAGACTGTCAAGGAAGCGACGTCTCTGATGGTTCTCTCCCTCAGCAACTGCAACCTCAAGGGTTCGATTCCAGATATCTTCAGCTTCCAGACGCTCCCCACCCTCACTTCTATCAACCTATCTTGGAATCATTTCTCCGGAGGTTTGCCTCAGAGCTTGTCCGGTTCGTCGTTGCAGAAGTTGTATCTCGACGGGCAGAACCTCAACGGATCGATCTCGGTTTTGCAGAACATGACTTTTCTCATCGAGGTTAATCTGCAAGACAACGCCTTTTCAGGTCAAATCCCTGATCTCTCCGGTTTACGGTCTCTAAGAGTGTTCAATGTAGCAAAGAATCAGCTCACCGGCCTTGTCCCACCTTCGTTTATCGGTCTCAAGTCGCTTTCTGTAGTGAATCTCACTTTTAATTACTTTCAAGGACCGAGTCCCTTCTTCAACAAGTCAGGCGCTGTTTACACGAATAATAGCTTCTGTCTGGCCACTCATGGCGCTCCCTGTGATCCACGTGTCCAGACATTGATTTCTATAGCTGAGTCGTTTGGCTATCCGTTGAAGCTAGCCATGAGTTGGACAGGGAATGATCCGTGTGTTAGCTCGCTCTGGCTCGGGATTAATTGTTCCGGAAGTACCGTTACAGGTGTTAACCTTGGGAGGCAAGAGCTCACGGGTACCATATCTCCCAGTTTTGGCCAGCTTACGTCTTTGCAAGCTATTGACCTTTCTAATAATCGACTCACTGGGAGTATACCGGAGGTGCTTACCGATCTGCCCAGGCTTAACACACTCGACGTGTCTAACAACAACATTTCTTGTCTCGTCCCAATGTTCAGCGGAAGTGTGAAAGTGGTGACTTCTGGTAACGCTAACATCGGAAAGGATGTACGAGGTTGTGGCGGCGAAAGTTCTATCAAGTCGAGAAATGTCAAGATAGTAGTTATTGTGCTTGTTGCTGCATTGGGTCTAGTTGGACTCGGTGTTTGCCTCTACGCCAAGAAGAGAACACCGAGCCAGCATCACTCTAGTATCAACAatgggggaggaggaggaggaggaaccgAGAGCGCCAACAGTGACGCCGTGGAGTCTGGTAACTTGGTTATATCGATACAGGTTCTGAAGAATGTGACGAACAACTTCAGTGAAGAGAACATTCTCGGGAGAGGCGGTTTCGGCACAGTTTACAAAGGCGAGCTACACGATGGAACTAAGATAGCTGTGAAGAGGATGGAGCTTTCAGCTGTGAGTAATAAGGGACTTGAAGAGTTTAAGTCTGAGATCACAGTTTTGACTAAGATGCGTCACCGCCATCTCGTTGCACTTCTTGGTTACTGTCTTGATGGCAACGAGCGGCTTCTTGTGTATGAGTACATGTCGCAGGGAACACTGAGCCAGCATCTGTTCCGCTGTAAAGAAGGAGAGCGTAAACCGCTTGATTGGACTACAAGGTTGGCTATTGCTTTGGATGTTTCTAGGGGTGTGGAGTACTTACACACTCTTGCTAATCAGAGTTTCATCCATAGGGATCTAAAACCATCTAACATCCTTCTTGGTGATGACATGCGTGCTAAAGTCTCTGACTTTGGGTTAGTCCGCTTAGTCCCTGACGGCGAATACTCCATCGAGACGAGAGTTGCTGGGACCTTCGGTTACCTTGCTCCAGAATATGCAG TGACTGGAAGGGTGACGACCAAAGTAGACATATTCAGCCCCGGGGTCATACTTATGCAGCTAATCACTGGACGTAAAGCCTTAGATGAGACGGACCCTGAGGACATCGTCCATCTAGTAACATGGTTCCATGGTGTAGAGGCCAGCAAAGACAAAGACCAAAACGCCTTCAAAAACGCGATAGACCCGAACATGAAGCTGGACGAAGACACCTTAGCCAGCGTTGAAAAAGTTTGGGAGCTTGCTGGTCATTGCTGTGCACGTGAGCCTTCCAAAAGACCCGACATGTCTCACATCGTTAACGTACTTTCTTCTCTCACCGTCCAATGGAAACCCGCTGAGCTCGATCCTGATGACCTCAACGGGATAGACTATCGTCTTTCCCTTCCGGAGGCGGTTAAGAAATGGCAAGCTTCTGAGGGGCTTAGCCAAACGGATGACTCTGGTTCTTCCTCCTCTGTGACAGTAAATATCATTTAG